One genomic window of bacterium includes the following:
- a CDS encoding GlsB/YeaQ/YmgE family stress response membrane protein: MEYIWLIVIGAVAGWLAGVIVRGAGFGLVGDIIVGIVGAVFGGWLFRALGIVPADSRWGLFVTAVVGAVVLVAVIRLIKRI; the protein is encoded by the coding sequence ATGGAATATATCTGGTTGATCGTCATCGGCGCCGTGGCCGGGTGGCTGGCGGGGGTTATCGTCCGGGGGGCCGGATTCGGGCTGGTGGGCGACATCATCGTCGGCATCGTCGGCGCCGTGTTCGGGGGGTGGCTGTTCCGGGCTCTGGGGATCGTTCCGGCCGATTCGCGCTGGGGGTTGTTCGTCACGGCCGTGGTCGGGGCGGTCGTCCTGGTCGCCGTTATTCGGCTGATCAAGCGGATCTGA